The genomic region agtttagattcgcaatttacattttatcataaaatacctcctcattcactaaatatttatctctcctacttggggtgaacaatcccctaacacactcatacaaacaaatctacttttaaacgttctgtctctcgagcatccgcttggtgtttgtagctttagcctgctagcaccgctggtcagctaaagctaccaacctctttcactcactaattttctcactttctggctttgctcttcaccttgtacaatgtcgcttgcgtgtctgtccttgagtgcaggagaggcatcgatggaggcgctggagctggagctggaagcggtggagtcccagattcgctcgctggagacgaagcgagagggcatcagagcactgctcttaacccgtactcgctcgtctgaggtaagtgtccgatacaacgacaatctcccagtttcttcaaccccgcgtgtttctctgtccaggcccagcgcaccgaggacgcggtgcacccaggcgtcgttcacgccgactcccggctaccacggcccctgggtgcagccgcgtaaggtgcttgccaggtcccggggcagaacgtctcctcctccggtgttcgagatccccacggagaaccgcttcgcccctctccgcgagacgggtcgcgatgttgccatcattggcgactcaatcgtccgccacgtccgctccacttcatccaaaggtaacaaagtacgcactttctgcttccctggtgcccgagttaagaatatttctgcacagatacctactatcctgagcgctgccgagagcctcggtgccgccgtcctccacgtggggacgaacgacaccgggctccggcagacggagatcctgaagaaggacttcaggagcctgatcgagacggttcgacgcacttcgcccgccacgcagatcatcgtttctggaccgcttcctacctaccgccgaggaaatgaaaggttcagtagactttttgctctgaatgaatggctattaacatggtgtgaagaacagaaattgctctttgccaataactggaatcttttctgggagcgtcctaggcttttccgcgctgatgggctgcaccccagtcgagctggagctgaactcctgtcggacaacatcaccagaacacttcgctctatctgactagtaagtaaaaattcacaaaattcacaatttagccacacagactcctattcgtcccacataaataacagtaatgcatacctagctaaccccatagagactgtgtctgttcctcgcattattagatcaagaaacaaacgtactgtgtgctccagaaataatctattaagaattaaaccagaaaaaaacactaaaaagtgaaaatacaaatttcatgaagcttggtctcctaaacatcaggtcactagcacctaaagcacttatcataaatgaaataataacagataacaatcttaatgcactctgtctcactgaaacctggctgaaacaaaatgactatattagtttaaatgaggcaactcctccaggattcttatataagcatgaggctcgtcaaactggtcgtggtggtggagtcgcgtcaatctttagtgatattcttaatgttaatcagagaaacggacttatgtttagctcctttgaagtactagcgcttaatgttgtccttccaaacactatgcaaaaacctatgttatctctcgctctaatcaccatatatagacctccaggaccctatgtcaattttctaaaagagttttctgattttatctctgacttactagttaaaactgataaaatactaattgtaggagactttaacatccacatagatgacgctaacgacacattagggctcgcgtttacggacttgctggtctcactaggaataaagcaaaatgttattggtccaactcatcgcctaaagcatacactagatctaattctgtcttatggaattgaggtcactaatgtagacattataccacaaagtgatgatattacagaccactacctcttactatataagctgtgtttacctgaaattagcagatccgctccgatatatcgccctagtagaactattgttccgtccactaaagatgaatttataaataacttacctgatctttctctacttcgaaatgcacccgcaaacgcaaatgaccttgatgtagtaaccagcagtatggatgccatctttactagcactctaaatactgtggcacccatcaaactaaaaaaggctagagagaataaaactacaccatggtataatagtcatacccgcgctctcaaaacagcagcccgtgccctggaacgtaaatggaaaaaaactaatttagaagtctttcgaattgcatacaaagacagtatgtccagctataggagggctttaaaatctgccagggctgagcacctccgcaaactgatagaaaataatcaaaacaatcctagattcttatttaacaccatcgctaaattaacaaataatcggtcatctttggaacaaaacgttccaccgcaaattagtagtgatgacttcatgaattttttcagtgataaaatagaaggctttagacagaaaataggagatattaaactttctgcacagaaaataggagatattaaactttctgcaccgccgtgtccagtaaacacgtctctgaatctaaataacctacagtgctttaaaatcatagaacaggaagagctagacaaaattataaatagctctaaatcagctacgtgtatattggacccaattccaacaaagttactgaaagaattgctacctgttataggagaacctcttcttaacattatcaactcttctttatctttaggccatgttccaaatccttacaagttagctgttattaaacctattattaagaaaccacaactggaacccagcaacttagctaattataggcctatttcaaaccttccatttatatctaaaatactagaaaaagttgtttctgctcaattatgctcctttctgcagaccaacaatgtttttgaagtgtttcagtcaggtttcagagctcatcacagtacagaaactgcattagtgaaaataaccaacgatttactcttagctgctgaccaagggtgcatctcgctattagttctactcgatcttagtgcggcatttgacaccattgaccatggtatccttattaatcgcttaaagtctacaggtgtccagggacatgccctacaatggtttaagtcatacttatctgaccgttaccagtttgtaaatataaatggacagccttcacaaatcagcccagtaaaatacggggtgcctcaaggatcagttttaggccctttactgtttacaatatacatgctacccctgggagacattattagaagacatgggatcagctttcactgctatgcagatgatactcaattatatatttcaactaaacctgacgagacgtctaatctgtccaagctaactgagtgtattaaagatgttaaagactggatgaccaacaattatcttctcttaaactcagacaaaacagaattattacttattgggcctaaatactgtacacagcagatctcacaactcgacctacaattagagggatacaaagttagcgttagctctactataaaagatctgggtgtcatattagacagcaatttaacttttaaaaatcatatttcccatgtcacaaaaactgctttctttcatctgagaaatatcgctaagttacgaagtatgctatccatctcagatgcagaaaagctagtccatgcttttatgacttctaggctggactactgtaatgcactgtttgctggctgcccagcatcctctattaacaaacttcaattagtacaaatgcagctgccagagttctaaccaggtctagaaaatttgatcacatcaccccaattttatcctccttacactggctgcctgttaagtttcgtattgaatttaaaatattgcttcttacatataaagctttaaataatctagctcctgtttatctaaccaatcttctgtctcgctacaatccaactcgctctttaagatctcaaaactcagggcttctggtagtacctagaatagcaaagtcgagtaaaggaggtcgagccttctcatttatagctcctaaactctggaatagccttcctgataacgtccgaggctcagacacactctcccaattcaaaactagattaaagacctatctgttcagtaaagcatacactcagtgcaccacttagggggcttccacacagttatagttatgcatcttgctgatatacactgtgaacatcagctacgctaattattttctttattctccatttccacctggggatactcttcccgaggcccccagactatgcagagtcactgattcgatccaagaccaacgacgagatgatcccaaggtttccatatcctggacctggccgaatcctgaacaactactgcgatggtcatggaggagtggagaacatgagactgtttcctatgacgctccagagacagacgagtcttcgctgaggccagcttccagcctccgccactgagactgcagctctgcacaagacgtttggccagcggagaaattaaaatggtcgtgcccaactgagtctggtttctctcaaggttttttttcttcacttccgcctttagtgaagttttttttccctctccgctgtcgccactggcttgcatggttcaggatctgtagagctgcgcatcgttggatttgctcttcagtgtttggactctcagtagtgattattaaaccacactgaactgagctcaactgaactgaacttgaacactacaaactgaactacactgttcctatttactgtgaccttctatgtgaagctgctttgacacaatctacattgtataagcgctatacaaataaaggtgaattgaattgaattgaatattgcaACATATGATAAAGAAccgtaaaaaataaaattttcaattttgtttttacagcacttcaagttaagcaattttaagaaaagaagaacagtcaaaatttattttttatagatctatcataatgcgtgcagtagagggttaaaggaaattagtttacagttatatcctctaTCTAAGACCTAAAACTGGTGAGGTTACGTAtatgagcagatgtaactggccagcatactgactctaagcaaCTTCGgctaaacgatgaaccattaactgaaaataaggatttattaggttaatcgatctaaattacaacctataaggtgatcagcttgaattagatgaatctaaattaaaattattatgaagTGGCGTCAGCTAAAAT from Danio aesculapii chromosome 3, fDanAes4.1, whole genome shotgun sequence harbors:
- the LOC130221646 gene encoding uncharacterized protein LOC130221646, producing MSLACLSLSAGEASMEALELELEAVESQIRSLETKREGIRALLLTRTRSSEVSVRYNDNLPVSSTPRVSLSRPSAPRTRCTQASFTPTPGYHGPWVQPRKVLARSRGRTSPPPVFEIPTENRFAPLRETGRDVAIIGDSIVRHVRSTSSKGNKVRTFCFPGARVKNISAQIPTILSAAESLGAAVLHVGTNDTGLRQTEILKKDFRSLIETVRRTSPATQIIVSGPLPTYRRGNERFSRLFALNEWLLTWCEEQKLLFANNWNLFWERPRLFRADGLHPSRAGAELLSDNITRTLRSI